One Tripterygium wilfordii isolate XIE 37 chromosome 10, ASM1340144v1, whole genome shotgun sequence DNA segment encodes these proteins:
- the LOC120006824 gene encoding coilin-like isoform X3 codes for METARVRVLFEDRNVLSKSQKKLGLRRSWILLKPQQETISDLASYLLHIFHLHDACPHGLILSMDGFVLPPFELTTILKDKDIVRVKKKQGTLSEIVMVEDEGNHLDLELVEKQPLATGVQPLANEEFQKETGAYESESEEDKHEESVDAFAVESHPDENKVSKKRKALSKLQSSKRKKKKSATGGKGEVGPENTDNHVDKEQNLRQHSVLPKKCRVKKDHLSALHCEPDKSSTPGVDERSNIIIGKSIPTLEISCELQENGNGSVDASGTHSGVKQFPSRSARRKKAKRRWLRELAKAEKEKLHQTQLPEKVDMQSPEKSNHELSEEHPESDCGYCEEHPQQDQDSDVENDVVPIVVRPGHIRFEALGKVDADQVVQQNELRMETFQWNGITSKKKGQKWGKENSASCRRNDYKSFNEECPEMEKPPQSQVRSIEEVALKDDCIDFDKLPPLTGLPKEGDVISYRLIELSSSWTPELSSLRVGKVSWYDPDSNNIMLVPVPEYPILAEKKVDDDDEASASQAETSLYGDDGSVEIDFSSLVNISIVTHANSNSAKIATNEVNEVPVGDKVTETSLRSNGNSKVAATQENGEVNAWEEISKALNAKKAQLSHEENSYKTESSGRQPMSYKGLRRGALGPTMALLRAQNGLE; via the exons ATGGAGACAGCGAGGGTTCGTGTACTGTTCGAGGATCGCAACGTCTTGAGCAAGTCGCAGAAAAAGTTGGGACTAAGGCGGAGCTGGATTCTCCTAAAGCCCCAGCAAGAGACCATATCCGATTTGGCCTCGTATCTGCTCCACATTTTCCACCTTCACGATGCTTGCCCTCACGGGCTTATTCTTTCT ATGGATGGCTTTGTATTACCGCCGTTTGAGTTGACTACCATTTTGAAGGACAAAGACATAGTTCG TGTGAAAAAGAAACAGGGTACATTGTCTGAGATAGTTATGGTGGAAGATGAAGGGAATCATTTGGATTTAGAATTGGTGGAGAAGCAACCTTTAGCAACGGGTGTGCAGCCTCTTGCCAATGAGGAATTTCAAAAGGAAACAGGAGCCTATGAAAGTGAATCGGAAGAGGATAAACATGAGGAGTCTGTGGATGCTTTTGCTGTGGAAAGCCATCCTGATGAAAACAAAGTTTCAAAGAAGAGAAAGGCATTGAGCAAACTTCAGAGCTCAAA gaggaagaaaaagaaatctgCCACTGGTGGAAAAGGCGAAGTTGGTCCTGAAAACACTGACAATCATGTCGATAAGGAGCAGAATTTGCGTCAGCACAGTGTCCTCCCAAAAAAGTGTCGTGTGAAGAAAGACCATTTATCTGCGCTACATTGTGAACCTGATAAGTCAAGTACCCCTGGAGTTGATGAAAGAAGTAACATCATCATTGGAAAGTCTATACCGACTCTGGAAAT ATCCTGTGAGCTTCAAGAAAATGGCAATGGGAGTGTGGATGCATCTGGCACACATAGTGGAGTTAAACAG TTCCCCAGTAGAAGTGCACGGCGTAAGAAGGCCAAGAGGCGATGGCTGAGGGAACTGGCGAAAGCTGAAAAGGAGAAG CTACACCAGACCCAATTACCAGAGAAAGTTGATATGCAATCGCCTGAAAAAAGTAATCATGAACTTTCTGAAGAGCATCCAGAGTCAGATTGTGGATATTGTGAAGAACATCCGCAGCAAGATCAAGATAGTGATGTAGAAAATGATGTTGTTCCTATTGTTGTTAGGCCAGGTCACATCCGGTTTGAAGCCCTCGGTAAAG TTGATGCTGATCAGGTTGTGCAGCAGAATGAATTGCGTATG GAAACATTTCAGTGGAATGGAATAACCAGTAAGAAAAAGGGTCAAAAATGGGGCAAAGAAAATAGTGCATCTTGTAGAAGGAATGACTATAAAAGCTTCAATGAAGAATGTCCTGAGATGGAGAAACCACCCCAAAGCCAAGTCAGGAGCATTGAAGAAGTAGCACTTAAGGATGATTGCATTGACTTCGATAAGCTTCCACCCCTTACTGGCTTGCCAAAG GAAGGAGATGTCATTTCGTATCGCCTAATAGAGCTATCATCATCCTGGACTCCAGAGCTTTCATCCTTGCGT GTTGGAAAAGTATCATGGTATGACCCTGATTCCAATAACATAATGCTGGTACCGGTCCCGGAATATCCAATTCTTGCTGAGAAgaaggttgatgatgatgatgaggcaTCTGCATCGCAAGCAGAGACATCCCTATATGGGGATGATGGCTCTGTAGAG ATTGATTTTTCCTCCCTTGTGAACATCAGTATTGTCACGCATGCCAACTCAAATTCGGCTAAAATAGCCACCAATGAGGTCAATGAAGTTCCTGTTGGAGACAAAGTTACTGAAACCAGTTTGAGGTCCAACGGGAATAGCAAAGTTGCTGCTACCCAAG AGAATGGAGAAGTAAATGCATGGGAAGAAATTAGCAAGGCTTTGAATGCAAAAAAGGCACAACTGTCTCATGAAGAGAATTCGTATAAAACTGAATCTTCAGGCAGGCAGCCAATGTCCTACAAGGGCTTGAGACGTGGTGCGCTGGGTCCAACGATGGCTTTATTAAGAGCGCAAAATGGTCTAGAGTGA
- the LOC120006824 gene encoding coilin-like isoform X4, with protein sequence METARVRVLFEDRNVLSKSQKKLGLRRSWILLKPQQETISDLASYLLHIFHLHDACPHGLILSMDGFVLPPFELTTILKDKDIVRVKKKQGTLSEIVMVEDEGNHLDLELVEKQPLATGVQPLANEEFQKETGAYESESEEDKHEESVDAFAVESHPDENKVSKKRKALSKLQSSKRKKKKSATGGKGEVGPENTDNHVDKEQNLRQHSVLPKKCRVKKDHLSALHCEPDKSSTPGVDERSNIIIGKSIPTLEISCELQENGNGSVDASGTHSGVKQFPSRSARRKKAKRRWLRELAKAEKEKLHQTQLPEKVDMQSPEKSNHELSEEHPESDCGYCEEHPQQDQDSDVENDVVPIVVRPGHIRFEALVDADQVVQQNELRMETFQWNGITSKKKGQKWGKENSASCRRNDYKSFNEECPEMEKPPQSQVRSIEEVALKDDCIDFDKLPPLTGLPKEGDVISYRLIELSSSWTPELSSLRVGKVSWYDPDSNNIMLVPVPEYPILAEKKVDDDDEASASQAETSLYGDDGSVEIDFSSLVNISIVTHANSNSAKIATNEVNEVPVGDKVTETSLRSNGNSKVAATQENGEVNAWEEISKALNAKKAQLSHEENSYKTESSGRQPMSYKGLRRGALGPTMALLRAQNGLE encoded by the exons ATGGAGACAGCGAGGGTTCGTGTACTGTTCGAGGATCGCAACGTCTTGAGCAAGTCGCAGAAAAAGTTGGGACTAAGGCGGAGCTGGATTCTCCTAAAGCCCCAGCAAGAGACCATATCCGATTTGGCCTCGTATCTGCTCCACATTTTCCACCTTCACGATGCTTGCCCTCACGGGCTTATTCTTTCT ATGGATGGCTTTGTATTACCGCCGTTTGAGTTGACTACCATTTTGAAGGACAAAGACATAGTTCG TGTGAAAAAGAAACAGGGTACATTGTCTGAGATAGTTATGGTGGAAGATGAAGGGAATCATTTGGATTTAGAATTGGTGGAGAAGCAACCTTTAGCAACGGGTGTGCAGCCTCTTGCCAATGAGGAATTTCAAAAGGAAACAGGAGCCTATGAAAGTGAATCGGAAGAGGATAAACATGAGGAGTCTGTGGATGCTTTTGCTGTGGAAAGCCATCCTGATGAAAACAAAGTTTCAAAGAAGAGAAAGGCATTGAGCAAACTTCAGAGCTCAAA gaggaagaaaaagaaatctgCCACTGGTGGAAAAGGCGAAGTTGGTCCTGAAAACACTGACAATCATGTCGATAAGGAGCAGAATTTGCGTCAGCACAGTGTCCTCCCAAAAAAGTGTCGTGTGAAGAAAGACCATTTATCTGCGCTACATTGTGAACCTGATAAGTCAAGTACCCCTGGAGTTGATGAAAGAAGTAACATCATCATTGGAAAGTCTATACCGACTCTGGAAAT ATCCTGTGAGCTTCAAGAAAATGGCAATGGGAGTGTGGATGCATCTGGCACACATAGTGGAGTTAAACAG TTCCCCAGTAGAAGTGCACGGCGTAAGAAGGCCAAGAGGCGATGGCTGAGGGAACTGGCGAAAGCTGAAAAGGAGAAG CTACACCAGACCCAATTACCAGAGAAAGTTGATATGCAATCGCCTGAAAAAAGTAATCATGAACTTTCTGAAGAGCATCCAGAGTCAGATTGTGGATATTGTGAAGAACATCCGCAGCAAGATCAAGATAGTGATGTAGAAAATGATGTTGTTCCTATTGTTGTTAGGCCAGGTCACATCCGGTTTGAAGCCCTCG TTGATGCTGATCAGGTTGTGCAGCAGAATGAATTGCGTATG GAAACATTTCAGTGGAATGGAATAACCAGTAAGAAAAAGGGTCAAAAATGGGGCAAAGAAAATAGTGCATCTTGTAGAAGGAATGACTATAAAAGCTTCAATGAAGAATGTCCTGAGATGGAGAAACCACCCCAAAGCCAAGTCAGGAGCATTGAAGAAGTAGCACTTAAGGATGATTGCATTGACTTCGATAAGCTTCCACCCCTTACTGGCTTGCCAAAG GAAGGAGATGTCATTTCGTATCGCCTAATAGAGCTATCATCATCCTGGACTCCAGAGCTTTCATCCTTGCGT GTTGGAAAAGTATCATGGTATGACCCTGATTCCAATAACATAATGCTGGTACCGGTCCCGGAATATCCAATTCTTGCTGAGAAgaaggttgatgatgatgatgaggcaTCTGCATCGCAAGCAGAGACATCCCTATATGGGGATGATGGCTCTGTAGAG ATTGATTTTTCCTCCCTTGTGAACATCAGTATTGTCACGCATGCCAACTCAAATTCGGCTAAAATAGCCACCAATGAGGTCAATGAAGTTCCTGTTGGAGACAAAGTTACTGAAACCAGTTTGAGGTCCAACGGGAATAGCAAAGTTGCTGCTACCCAAG AGAATGGAGAAGTAAATGCATGGGAAGAAATTAGCAAGGCTTTGAATGCAAAAAAGGCACAACTGTCTCATGAAGAGAATTCGTATAAAACTGAATCTTCAGGCAGGCAGCCAATGTCCTACAAGGGCTTGAGACGTGGTGCGCTGGGTCCAACGATGGCTTTATTAAGAGCGCAAAATGGTCTAGAGTGA
- the LOC120006824 gene encoding coilin-like isoform X2: METARVRVLFEDRNVLSKSQKKLGLRRSWILLKPQQETISDLASYLLHIFHLHDACPHGLILSMDGFVLPPFELTTILKDKDIVRVKKKQGTLSEIVMVEDEGNHLDLELVEKQPLATGVQPLANEEFQKETGAYESESEEDKHEESVDAFAVESHPDENKVSKKRKALSKLQSSKRKKKKSATGGKGEVGPENTDNHVDKEQNLRQHSVLPKKCRVKKDHLSALHCEPDKSSTPGVDERSNIIIGKSIPTLEISCELQENGNGSVDASGTHSGVKQFPSRSARRKKAKRRWLRELAKAEKEKLHQTQLPEKVDMQSPEKSNHELSEEHPESDCGYCEEHPQQDQDSDVENDVVPIVVRPGHIRFEALVDADQVVQQNELRMVNFQETFQWNGITSKKKGQKWGKENSASCRRNDYKSFNEECPEMEKPPQSQVRSIEEVALKDDCIDFDKLPPLTGLPKEGDVISYRLIELSSSWTPELSSLRVGKVSWYDPDSNNIMLVPVPEYPILAEKKVDDDDEASASQAETSLYGDDGSVEIDFSSLVNISIVTHANSNSAKIATNEVNEVPVGDKVTETSLRSNGNSKVAATQENGEVNAWEEISKALNAKKAQLSHEENSYKTESSGRQPMSYKGLRRGALGPTMALLRAQNGLE, encoded by the exons ATGGAGACAGCGAGGGTTCGTGTACTGTTCGAGGATCGCAACGTCTTGAGCAAGTCGCAGAAAAAGTTGGGACTAAGGCGGAGCTGGATTCTCCTAAAGCCCCAGCAAGAGACCATATCCGATTTGGCCTCGTATCTGCTCCACATTTTCCACCTTCACGATGCTTGCCCTCACGGGCTTATTCTTTCT ATGGATGGCTTTGTATTACCGCCGTTTGAGTTGACTACCATTTTGAAGGACAAAGACATAGTTCG TGTGAAAAAGAAACAGGGTACATTGTCTGAGATAGTTATGGTGGAAGATGAAGGGAATCATTTGGATTTAGAATTGGTGGAGAAGCAACCTTTAGCAACGGGTGTGCAGCCTCTTGCCAATGAGGAATTTCAAAAGGAAACAGGAGCCTATGAAAGTGAATCGGAAGAGGATAAACATGAGGAGTCTGTGGATGCTTTTGCTGTGGAAAGCCATCCTGATGAAAACAAAGTTTCAAAGAAGAGAAAGGCATTGAGCAAACTTCAGAGCTCAAA gaggaagaaaaagaaatctgCCACTGGTGGAAAAGGCGAAGTTGGTCCTGAAAACACTGACAATCATGTCGATAAGGAGCAGAATTTGCGTCAGCACAGTGTCCTCCCAAAAAAGTGTCGTGTGAAGAAAGACCATTTATCTGCGCTACATTGTGAACCTGATAAGTCAAGTACCCCTGGAGTTGATGAAAGAAGTAACATCATCATTGGAAAGTCTATACCGACTCTGGAAAT ATCCTGTGAGCTTCAAGAAAATGGCAATGGGAGTGTGGATGCATCTGGCACACATAGTGGAGTTAAACAG TTCCCCAGTAGAAGTGCACGGCGTAAGAAGGCCAAGAGGCGATGGCTGAGGGAACTGGCGAAAGCTGAAAAGGAGAAG CTACACCAGACCCAATTACCAGAGAAAGTTGATATGCAATCGCCTGAAAAAAGTAATCATGAACTTTCTGAAGAGCATCCAGAGTCAGATTGTGGATATTGTGAAGAACATCCGCAGCAAGATCAAGATAGTGATGTAGAAAATGATGTTGTTCCTATTGTTGTTAGGCCAGGTCACATCCGGTTTGAAGCCCTCG TTGATGCTGATCAGGTTGTGCAGCAGAATGAATTGCGTATG GTGAATTTTCAGGAAACATTTCAGTGGAATGGAATAACCAGTAAGAAAAAGGGTCAAAAATGGGGCAAAGAAAATAGTGCATCTTGTAGAAGGAATGACTATAAAAGCTTCAATGAAGAATGTCCTGAGATGGAGAAACCACCCCAAAGCCAAGTCAGGAGCATTGAAGAAGTAGCACTTAAGGATGATTGCATTGACTTCGATAAGCTTCCACCCCTTACTGGCTTGCCAAAG GAAGGAGATGTCATTTCGTATCGCCTAATAGAGCTATCATCATCCTGGACTCCAGAGCTTTCATCCTTGCGT GTTGGAAAAGTATCATGGTATGACCCTGATTCCAATAACATAATGCTGGTACCGGTCCCGGAATATCCAATTCTTGCTGAGAAgaaggttgatgatgatgatgaggcaTCTGCATCGCAAGCAGAGACATCCCTATATGGGGATGATGGCTCTGTAGAG ATTGATTTTTCCTCCCTTGTGAACATCAGTATTGTCACGCATGCCAACTCAAATTCGGCTAAAATAGCCACCAATGAGGTCAATGAAGTTCCTGTTGGAGACAAAGTTACTGAAACCAGTTTGAGGTCCAACGGGAATAGCAAAGTTGCTGCTACCCAAG AGAATGGAGAAGTAAATGCATGGGAAGAAATTAGCAAGGCTTTGAATGCAAAAAAGGCACAACTGTCTCATGAAGAGAATTCGTATAAAACTGAATCTTCAGGCAGGCAGCCAATGTCCTACAAGGGCTTGAGACGTGGTGCGCTGGGTCCAACGATGGCTTTATTAAGAGCGCAAAATGGTCTAGAGTGA
- the LOC120006824 gene encoding coilin-like isoform X5: METARVRVLFEDRNVLSKSQKKLGLRRSWILLKPQQETISDLASYLLHIFHLHDACPHGLILSMDGFVLPPFELTTILKDKDIVRVKKKQGTLSEIVMVEDEGNHLDLELVEKQPLATGVQPLANEEFQKETGAYESESEEDKHEESVDAFAVESHPDENKVSKKRKALSKLQSSKRKKKKSATGGKGEVGPENTDNHVDKEQNLRQHSVLPKKCRVKKDHLSALHCEPDKSSTPGVDERSNIIIGKSIPTLEISCELQENGNGSVDASGTHSGVKQLHQTQLPEKVDMQSPEKSNHELSEEHPESDCGYCEEHPQQDQDSDVENDVVPIVVRPGHIRFEALGKVDADQVVQQNELRMVNFQETFQWNGITSKKKGQKWGKENSASCRRNDYKSFNEECPEMEKPPQSQVRSIEEVALKDDCIDFDKLPPLTGLPKEGDVISYRLIELSSSWTPELSSLRVGKVSWYDPDSNNIMLVPVPEYPILAEKKVDDDDEASASQAETSLYGDDGSVEIDFSSLVNISIVTHANSNSAKIATNEVNEVPVGDKVTETSLRSNGNSKVAATQENGEVNAWEEISKALNAKKAQLSHEENSYKTESSGRQPMSYKGLRRGALGPTMALLRAQNGLE, translated from the exons ATGGAGACAGCGAGGGTTCGTGTACTGTTCGAGGATCGCAACGTCTTGAGCAAGTCGCAGAAAAAGTTGGGACTAAGGCGGAGCTGGATTCTCCTAAAGCCCCAGCAAGAGACCATATCCGATTTGGCCTCGTATCTGCTCCACATTTTCCACCTTCACGATGCTTGCCCTCACGGGCTTATTCTTTCT ATGGATGGCTTTGTATTACCGCCGTTTGAGTTGACTACCATTTTGAAGGACAAAGACATAGTTCG TGTGAAAAAGAAACAGGGTACATTGTCTGAGATAGTTATGGTGGAAGATGAAGGGAATCATTTGGATTTAGAATTGGTGGAGAAGCAACCTTTAGCAACGGGTGTGCAGCCTCTTGCCAATGAGGAATTTCAAAAGGAAACAGGAGCCTATGAAAGTGAATCGGAAGAGGATAAACATGAGGAGTCTGTGGATGCTTTTGCTGTGGAAAGCCATCCTGATGAAAACAAAGTTTCAAAGAAGAGAAAGGCATTGAGCAAACTTCAGAGCTCAAA gaggaagaaaaagaaatctgCCACTGGTGGAAAAGGCGAAGTTGGTCCTGAAAACACTGACAATCATGTCGATAAGGAGCAGAATTTGCGTCAGCACAGTGTCCTCCCAAAAAAGTGTCGTGTGAAGAAAGACCATTTATCTGCGCTACATTGTGAACCTGATAAGTCAAGTACCCCTGGAGTTGATGAAAGAAGTAACATCATCATTGGAAAGTCTATACCGACTCTGGAAAT ATCCTGTGAGCTTCAAGAAAATGGCAATGGGAGTGTGGATGCATCTGGCACACATAGTGGAGTTAAACAG CTACACCAGACCCAATTACCAGAGAAAGTTGATATGCAATCGCCTGAAAAAAGTAATCATGAACTTTCTGAAGAGCATCCAGAGTCAGATTGTGGATATTGTGAAGAACATCCGCAGCAAGATCAAGATAGTGATGTAGAAAATGATGTTGTTCCTATTGTTGTTAGGCCAGGTCACATCCGGTTTGAAGCCCTCGGTAAAG TTGATGCTGATCAGGTTGTGCAGCAGAATGAATTGCGTATG GTGAATTTTCAGGAAACATTTCAGTGGAATGGAATAACCAGTAAGAAAAAGGGTCAAAAATGGGGCAAAGAAAATAGTGCATCTTGTAGAAGGAATGACTATAAAAGCTTCAATGAAGAATGTCCTGAGATGGAGAAACCACCCCAAAGCCAAGTCAGGAGCATTGAAGAAGTAGCACTTAAGGATGATTGCATTGACTTCGATAAGCTTCCACCCCTTACTGGCTTGCCAAAG GAAGGAGATGTCATTTCGTATCGCCTAATAGAGCTATCATCATCCTGGACTCCAGAGCTTTCATCCTTGCGT GTTGGAAAAGTATCATGGTATGACCCTGATTCCAATAACATAATGCTGGTACCGGTCCCGGAATATCCAATTCTTGCTGAGAAgaaggttgatgatgatgatgaggcaTCTGCATCGCAAGCAGAGACATCCCTATATGGGGATGATGGCTCTGTAGAG ATTGATTTTTCCTCCCTTGTGAACATCAGTATTGTCACGCATGCCAACTCAAATTCGGCTAAAATAGCCACCAATGAGGTCAATGAAGTTCCTGTTGGAGACAAAGTTACTGAAACCAGTTTGAGGTCCAACGGGAATAGCAAAGTTGCTGCTACCCAAG AGAATGGAGAAGTAAATGCATGGGAAGAAATTAGCAAGGCTTTGAATGCAAAAAAGGCACAACTGTCTCATGAAGAGAATTCGTATAAAACTGAATCTTCAGGCAGGCAGCCAATGTCCTACAAGGGCTTGAGACGTGGTGCGCTGGGTCCAACGATGGCTTTATTAAGAGCGCAAAATGGTCTAGAGTGA
- the LOC120006824 gene encoding coilin-like isoform X1, whose amino-acid sequence METARVRVLFEDRNVLSKSQKKLGLRRSWILLKPQQETISDLASYLLHIFHLHDACPHGLILSMDGFVLPPFELTTILKDKDIVRVKKKQGTLSEIVMVEDEGNHLDLELVEKQPLATGVQPLANEEFQKETGAYESESEEDKHEESVDAFAVESHPDENKVSKKRKALSKLQSSKRKKKKSATGGKGEVGPENTDNHVDKEQNLRQHSVLPKKCRVKKDHLSALHCEPDKSSTPGVDERSNIIIGKSIPTLEISCELQENGNGSVDASGTHSGVKQFPSRSARRKKAKRRWLRELAKAEKEKLHQTQLPEKVDMQSPEKSNHELSEEHPESDCGYCEEHPQQDQDSDVENDVVPIVVRPGHIRFEALGKVDADQVVQQNELRMVNFQETFQWNGITSKKKGQKWGKENSASCRRNDYKSFNEECPEMEKPPQSQVRSIEEVALKDDCIDFDKLPPLTGLPKEGDVISYRLIELSSSWTPELSSLRVGKVSWYDPDSNNIMLVPVPEYPILAEKKVDDDDEASASQAETSLYGDDGSVEIDFSSLVNISIVTHANSNSAKIATNEVNEVPVGDKVTETSLRSNGNSKVAATQENGEVNAWEEISKALNAKKAQLSHEENSYKTESSGRQPMSYKGLRRGALGPTMALLRAQNGLE is encoded by the exons ATGGAGACAGCGAGGGTTCGTGTACTGTTCGAGGATCGCAACGTCTTGAGCAAGTCGCAGAAAAAGTTGGGACTAAGGCGGAGCTGGATTCTCCTAAAGCCCCAGCAAGAGACCATATCCGATTTGGCCTCGTATCTGCTCCACATTTTCCACCTTCACGATGCTTGCCCTCACGGGCTTATTCTTTCT ATGGATGGCTTTGTATTACCGCCGTTTGAGTTGACTACCATTTTGAAGGACAAAGACATAGTTCG TGTGAAAAAGAAACAGGGTACATTGTCTGAGATAGTTATGGTGGAAGATGAAGGGAATCATTTGGATTTAGAATTGGTGGAGAAGCAACCTTTAGCAACGGGTGTGCAGCCTCTTGCCAATGAGGAATTTCAAAAGGAAACAGGAGCCTATGAAAGTGAATCGGAAGAGGATAAACATGAGGAGTCTGTGGATGCTTTTGCTGTGGAAAGCCATCCTGATGAAAACAAAGTTTCAAAGAAGAGAAAGGCATTGAGCAAACTTCAGAGCTCAAA gaggaagaaaaagaaatctgCCACTGGTGGAAAAGGCGAAGTTGGTCCTGAAAACACTGACAATCATGTCGATAAGGAGCAGAATTTGCGTCAGCACAGTGTCCTCCCAAAAAAGTGTCGTGTGAAGAAAGACCATTTATCTGCGCTACATTGTGAACCTGATAAGTCAAGTACCCCTGGAGTTGATGAAAGAAGTAACATCATCATTGGAAAGTCTATACCGACTCTGGAAAT ATCCTGTGAGCTTCAAGAAAATGGCAATGGGAGTGTGGATGCATCTGGCACACATAGTGGAGTTAAACAG TTCCCCAGTAGAAGTGCACGGCGTAAGAAGGCCAAGAGGCGATGGCTGAGGGAACTGGCGAAAGCTGAAAAGGAGAAG CTACACCAGACCCAATTACCAGAGAAAGTTGATATGCAATCGCCTGAAAAAAGTAATCATGAACTTTCTGAAGAGCATCCAGAGTCAGATTGTGGATATTGTGAAGAACATCCGCAGCAAGATCAAGATAGTGATGTAGAAAATGATGTTGTTCCTATTGTTGTTAGGCCAGGTCACATCCGGTTTGAAGCCCTCGGTAAAG TTGATGCTGATCAGGTTGTGCAGCAGAATGAATTGCGTATG GTGAATTTTCAGGAAACATTTCAGTGGAATGGAATAACCAGTAAGAAAAAGGGTCAAAAATGGGGCAAAGAAAATAGTGCATCTTGTAGAAGGAATGACTATAAAAGCTTCAATGAAGAATGTCCTGAGATGGAGAAACCACCCCAAAGCCAAGTCAGGAGCATTGAAGAAGTAGCACTTAAGGATGATTGCATTGACTTCGATAAGCTTCCACCCCTTACTGGCTTGCCAAAG GAAGGAGATGTCATTTCGTATCGCCTAATAGAGCTATCATCATCCTGGACTCCAGAGCTTTCATCCTTGCGT GTTGGAAAAGTATCATGGTATGACCCTGATTCCAATAACATAATGCTGGTACCGGTCCCGGAATATCCAATTCTTGCTGAGAAgaaggttgatgatgatgatgaggcaTCTGCATCGCAAGCAGAGACATCCCTATATGGGGATGATGGCTCTGTAGAG ATTGATTTTTCCTCCCTTGTGAACATCAGTATTGTCACGCATGCCAACTCAAATTCGGCTAAAATAGCCACCAATGAGGTCAATGAAGTTCCTGTTGGAGACAAAGTTACTGAAACCAGTTTGAGGTCCAACGGGAATAGCAAAGTTGCTGCTACCCAAG AGAATGGAGAAGTAAATGCATGGGAAGAAATTAGCAAGGCTTTGAATGCAAAAAAGGCACAACTGTCTCATGAAGAGAATTCGTATAAAACTGAATCTTCAGGCAGGCAGCCAATGTCCTACAAGGGCTTGAGACGTGGTGCGCTGGGTCCAACGATGGCTTTATTAAGAGCGCAAAATGGTCTAGAGTGA